The Streptomyces pactum genome contains a region encoding:
- a CDS encoding ROK family transcriptional regulator gives METPGSQSSLHRANLERVVRAVRLAGSLTQAEIARTTGLSAATVSNIVRELKDGGTVEVTPTSAGGRRARSVSLSGDAGIVIGVDFGHTHLRVAVGNLAHQVLAEESEPLDVDASAAQGFDRAEQLVDRLIAATGIDRAKIAGVGLGVPGPIDVESGTLGSTAILPGWGGTRPAEELRGRLGVPVHVDNDANLGALGELVWGSGRGVRDLAYIKVASGVGAGLVINGKIYRGPGGTAGEIGHITLDEAGPVCRCGNRGCLETFAAARYVLPLLQPSHGTDLTMEGVVRLARDGDPGCRRVIADVGRHIGSGVANLCNLLNPSRVVLGGDLAEAGELVLGPIRESVGRYAIPSAARQLSVLPGALGGRAEVLGALALALSEMGDSTLLDGSVNGALPAATPAFT, from the coding sequence GTGGAGACTCCCGGGTCGCAGTCGTCGCTGCACCGAGCCAACCTGGAACGGGTCGTACGAGCGGTACGGCTCGCCGGGTCGCTCACGCAGGCGGAGATCGCGAGGACGACGGGGCTGTCCGCGGCCACGGTCTCGAACATCGTCCGGGAGCTGAAGGACGGCGGAACGGTCGAGGTCACACCCACCTCGGCGGGCGGCCGCCGGGCCCGCAGCGTCTCGCTGAGCGGGGACGCCGGCATCGTCATCGGCGTGGACTTCGGGCACACGCATCTGCGCGTCGCGGTGGGGAACCTCGCCCACCAGGTACTCGCCGAGGAGTCCGAGCCGCTGGACGTCGACGCCTCCGCCGCGCAGGGCTTCGACCGGGCGGAGCAACTGGTCGACCGGCTGATCGCGGCGACCGGCATCGACCGCGCGAAGATCGCCGGAGTGGGCCTCGGCGTGCCCGGCCCGATCGACGTGGAGTCCGGGACGCTGGGCTCGACCGCCATCCTGCCCGGCTGGGGCGGCACCCGGCCCGCCGAGGAGCTGCGGGGGCGGCTCGGCGTGCCGGTGCACGTGGACAACGACGCCAACCTCGGAGCCCTGGGCGAGCTGGTCTGGGGCAGCGGGCGGGGAGTGCGGGACCTGGCGTACATCAAGGTCGCCAGCGGCGTCGGCGCCGGCCTGGTGATCAACGGCAAGATCTACCGCGGGCCAGGCGGCACCGCGGGCGAGATCGGGCACATCACACTCGACGAGGCCGGTCCCGTCTGCCGCTGCGGAAACCGGGGCTGCCTGGAGACCTTCGCCGCCGCACGCTACGTGCTCCCGCTGCTCCAGCCGAGCCACGGCACCGATCTCACGATGGAGGGCGTCGTGCGGCTGGCGCGGGACGGCGACCCGGGCTGCCGTCGGGTGATCGCCGACGTCGGCCGCCACATCGGCAGTGGAGTCGCCAACCTCTGCAACCTCCTCAACCCGAGCCGAGTCGTCCTGGGCGGCGATCTCGCCGAGGCCGGTGAGCTGGTGCTCGGCCCGATCCGGGAGTCCGTCGGCCGCTACGCGATCCCCAGTGCGGCGCGTCAACTCTCCGTGCTGCCCGGGGCACTTGGGGGCCGTGCGGAGGTGCTCGGAGCGCTCGCCCTCGCCCTCAGCGAGATGGGCGATTCGACACTTTTGGACGGAAGTGTGAACGGCGCTCTGCCGGCGGCCACCCCTGCCTTCACTTAG
- a CDS encoding carbohydrate ABC transporter permease, with product MKTTETPAPVPAESGAPVRKSDAPPGGPRKGKKEGTTLNVFSHGVLVIWAIMVGMPLVWAVMTSFKDDASIFGSPWSLPDKLNFDNWSRAWSQAHMSDYFLNTVMVVGGSLVGTLVLGSMAAYVLARFDFPGNRFIYYLFIAGMSFPIMLALVPLFYVVDNMGMLNTIHGLILVYIAYSLPFTVFFLTGFFRTLPSSVAEAAFVDGASHTRTFFQVMLPMAKPGLISVGIFNFLGQWNQYMLPTVLNTDPDKHVLTQGLVQLAVSQGYKGDWSGLFAGLVMAMLPVLAAYIIFQRQVVQGLTAGALK from the coding sequence ATGAAGACGACCGAGACCCCCGCCCCCGTACCGGCCGAGTCCGGCGCGCCCGTCCGCAAGAGCGACGCACCGCCCGGCGGGCCCCGGAAGGGGAAGAAGGAGGGCACCACCCTCAACGTCTTCTCCCACGGCGTCCTCGTCATCTGGGCGATCATGGTCGGCATGCCGCTGGTGTGGGCGGTGATGACCTCTTTCAAGGACGACGCCTCCATCTTCGGCTCGCCCTGGTCGCTGCCCGACAAGCTGAACTTCGACAACTGGTCGCGCGCCTGGTCCCAGGCCCACATGAGCGACTACTTCCTCAACACCGTCATGGTGGTGGGCGGCTCGCTCGTCGGCACCCTGGTGCTGGGTTCCATGGCGGCCTATGTACTGGCCCGGTTCGACTTCCCGGGCAACCGGTTCATCTACTACTTGTTCATCGCCGGCATGAGTTTCCCGATCATGCTCGCGCTGGTCCCGTTGTTCTACGTGGTGGACAACATGGGGATGCTGAACACCATCCACGGGCTGATTCTGGTCTACATCGCCTATTCGCTGCCTTTCACGGTGTTCTTCCTGACCGGATTCTTCCGCACTCTGCCCAGCTCGGTGGCGGAGGCCGCGTTCGTGGACGGGGCCTCGCACACCCGGACGTTCTTCCAGGTCATGCTGCCGATGGCCAAGCCGGGCCTGATCAGTGTGGGAATCTTCAACTTCCTGGGGCAGTGGAACCAGTACATGCTGCCGACCGTGCTGAACACGGACCCGGACAAGCACGTCCTCACCCAGGGCCTGGTGCAGCTCGCGGTCAGCCAGGGCTACAAGGGCGACTGGTCGGGCCTCTTCGCGGGCCTGGTGATGGCGATGCTGCCGGTCCTGGCCGCGTACATCATCTTCCAGCGCCAGGTGGTCCAGGGACTCACGGCGGGCGCCCTGAAGTAG
- a CDS encoding carbohydrate ABC transporter permease — MQHGKYRFIVGFLAVPLGLYALFVIWPFIQSIYYSFTDWTGLSPEFSMVGFDNYSRMLDDDIFWKSLQHSVMFALLVPLVTLGLALFFAFMINVGGRRRRGGPAITGVRGSGFYKIVYFFPQVLSIAIVALLFQFAYNPDSGAVNSLLRGIGLDSVQPLWLGDPNLALWCVMAVLVWSTVGFFVVLFSAGMASIPAELYEAALLDGANRAATFFKVTLPLLWDTVQSGWVYMGILALGAESFAVVQIMTTGPGGPDYSTTVMVLYVYQKAFRDGQAAYATTIGVALLVVTLAFAALVMKLGRRERLEY; from the coding sequence ATGCAGCACGGCAAGTACCGGTTCATCGTGGGGTTCCTGGCGGTTCCCCTGGGGCTGTACGCGCTCTTCGTCATCTGGCCGTTCATCCAGTCCATCTACTACTCGTTCACGGACTGGACGGGCCTGAGTCCCGAGTTCTCGATGGTCGGCTTCGACAACTACTCGCGGATGCTCGACGACGACATCTTCTGGAAGTCGTTGCAGCACAGCGTGATGTTCGCCCTGCTGGTGCCGCTGGTCACCCTGGGTCTGGCGCTCTTCTTCGCCTTCATGATCAACGTGGGCGGACGCCGTCGAAGGGGCGGTCCGGCGATCACCGGAGTCCGCGGCTCCGGCTTCTACAAGATCGTCTACTTCTTCCCGCAGGTGCTCTCCATCGCGATCGTCGCCCTGCTGTTCCAGTTCGCGTACAACCCGGACAGCGGCGCGGTCAACTCCCTGCTGCGCGGGATCGGCCTGGACTCCGTCCAGCCGCTGTGGCTCGGTGACCCGAACCTCGCCCTGTGGTGCGTGATGGCGGTGCTCGTCTGGTCCACCGTCGGCTTCTTCGTGGTCCTCTTCTCCGCGGGCATGGCCTCCATCCCGGCGGAGCTGTACGAGGCCGCCCTGCTGGACGGGGCGAACCGCGCCGCCACCTTCTTCAAGGTCACCCTGCCGCTGCTGTGGGACACCGTGCAGTCCGGCTGGGTCTACATGGGCATCCTCGCGCTGGGCGCCGAGTCGTTCGCGGTCGTGCAGATCATGACGACGGGGCCCGGCGGACCCGACTACTCGACCACGGTGATGGTCCTGTACGTGTACCAGAAGGCGTTCCGGGACGGTCAGGCCGCCTACGCCACCACGATCGGCGTCGCCCTGCTCGTCGTCACGCTGGCCTTCGCGGCCCTCGTGATGAAGCTGGGCCGGCGCGAGCGGCTGGAGTACTGA
- the ngcE gene encoding N-acetylglucosamine/diacetylchitobiose ABC transporter substrate-binding protein translates to MGSTSAENNGRGVGRRDLIKRSAALGLISVPTMSFLSACASGGGDDQEKAEAGKKSAENPLAVNESAKMEFVLFDGGFGKEYAEDAVKLYEKAFPKAEVEFSATQKIQSTLQPRFNGGNPPDLVDNSGAEQMDMGVLVGKKQLTDLTPLLDAPSYDDPDKKVRDTLRPGIVEMGQFDGDPVWILYYAYTVYGNWYSQKALDSLDAEYPKTWDEMLAVCAKAKKKGMAGWTYAGKYPYYIPFSMSPMIAKVGGREVLDAIDNLEPNAWKHPAVKAVFEAWYELYEKGYILKGTPGLDHIQSQTAWAKGDALFIPNGSWVENESAKVIPADFDLAVSAPPGIDDSDKMPFGTMWASGGEPFIVPAKAANGAGGMEQLRIMLSEASSKNFTSKVKSLSAYNGGTDGIELTPGLKSGVAALELAGDNVVNPRMQDWYVQLQKEKIGVGCLGEMMAGRLTPAETIKKIQGYADDAAKDSSIKHYKHQ, encoded by the coding sequence ATGGGATCCACTTCCGCCGAGAACAACGGTAGGGGCGTCGGCCGCCGCGATCTGATCAAGCGGTCCGCGGCGCTCGGCCTGATCTCCGTACCGACCATGAGCTTCCTCTCCGCCTGCGCGAGCGGCGGCGGGGACGACCAGGAGAAGGCCGAGGCGGGCAAGAAGTCCGCCGAGAACCCGCTCGCGGTCAACGAGAGCGCCAAGATGGAATTCGTCCTCTTCGACGGTGGCTTCGGCAAGGAGTACGCCGAGGACGCTGTGAAGCTGTACGAGAAGGCCTTCCCGAAGGCAGAGGTGGAGTTCTCCGCCACGCAGAAGATCCAGTCCACCCTGCAGCCGCGCTTCAACGGCGGCAATCCGCCGGACCTGGTCGACAACTCCGGTGCCGAGCAGATGGACATGGGCGTCCTGGTCGGCAAGAAGCAGCTCACCGACCTCACCCCGCTGCTGGACGCGCCCTCCTACGACGACCCGGACAAGAAGGTCCGCGACACGCTGCGGCCGGGCATCGTGGAGATGGGCCAGTTCGACGGGGACCCGGTCTGGATCCTGTACTACGCCTACACGGTCTACGGCAACTGGTACTCCCAGAAGGCCCTGGACTCGCTCGACGCGGAGTACCCCAAGACCTGGGACGAGATGCTCGCGGTCTGCGCCAAGGCCAAGAAGAAGGGCATGGCCGGCTGGACGTACGCCGGCAAGTACCCGTACTACATCCCCTTCTCGATGTCCCCGATGATCGCGAAGGTCGGGGGCCGCGAGGTGCTCGACGCGATCGACAACCTGGAGCCGAACGCCTGGAAGCACCCGGCGGTCAAGGCGGTCTTCGAGGCCTGGTACGAGCTGTACGAGAAGGGCTACATCCTCAAGGGCACCCCGGGCCTGGACCACATCCAGTCGCAGACCGCCTGGGCCAAGGGCGACGCCCTCTTCATCCCCAACGGCTCCTGGGTGGAGAACGAGTCGGCCAAGGTCATCCCCGCCGACTTCGACCTCGCGGTCTCCGCCCCGCCCGGCATCGACGACAGCGACAAGATGCCCTTCGGCACCATGTGGGCCTCCGGCGGCGAGCCCTTCATCGTCCCGGCCAAGGCCGCCAACGGCGCCGGCGGCATGGAGCAGCTCCGCATCATGCTCAGCGAGGCGTCCTCGAAGAACTTCACCAGCAAGGTGAAGTCGCTGAGCGCCTACAACGGCGGCACCGACGGCATCGAGCTCACCCCGGGCCTCAAGTCCGGTGTCGCGGCGCTGGAGCTGGCCGGCGACAACGTGGTGAACCCGCGCATGCAGGACTGGTACGTGCAGCTCCAGAAGGAGAAGATCGGCGTCGGCTGCCTGGGCGAGATGATGGCCGGCCGGCTCACTCCGGCCGAGACCATCAAGAAGATCCAGGGCTACGCCGACGACGCCGCCAAGGACTCGTCGATCAAGCACTACAAGCACCAGTGA
- a CDS encoding GH92 family glycosyl hydrolase, protein MQYRVRHRWGPAVVMTTALALAVGSQGAAVALPTAPAKADREFASSFEADDPVPDWLNTVETGPDGGKRSAGVDGGYSTGIPGNVTDHVTGVRASAENTGGGEVKENLVDGEPGTKWLTFAPTGWVEFDLDEPAKIAKYALTSANDHDERDPVDWTLKGSADGENWQTLDTRSGESFGERFQTKTYDLAEDAEFRHFRLEITKNNGAGDVLQLADVQLATAATDTPVPEDMLSLVDRGPSGSPTAKAGAGFTGKRALKYAGRHTADGRAYSYNKVFDVDVRVERRTELSYKIFPSMADGDLDYDATNVSVDLAFTDGTYLSDLKATDQHGFPLTPRGQGDAKILYVNQWNSVRSGIGSVAAGKTVDRILVAYDSPKGPAKFRGWLDDVEIERAAPERPKAHLSDYALTTRGTNSTGSFSRGNNIPATAVPHGFNFWTPVTNAGSLSWLYDYARGNNADNLPTLQAFGASHEPSPWMGDRQTFQVMPSAASGTPDTGRDARELAFRHENETARPYYYGVRFENGLKAEMAPTDHAAMMRFTYPGDDASVIFDNVNDQAGLTLDEETGTFSGYSDVKSGLSTGATRLFVYGEFDSKVTGGDSAGVKGHLRFDAGRDRTVTLRIATSLIGVDQAEDNLRQEIPKRASFDKVKRDARKQWDRILGKVEVEGATQDQLTTLYSSLYRLYLYPNAGHEKVDGKYKYASPFSKAVKEDTPTETGAKIVDGKVYVNNGFWDTYRTTWPAYSFLTPSKAGELVDGFVQHYKDGGWTSRWSSPGYADLMTGTSSDVAFADAYVKGVDFDAKAAYDAAVKNATVVPPSSGVGRKGMATSPFLGYTSTETHEGMSWALEGYLNDYGIAKMGEKLYEETGEKRYQEESAYFLNRAQDYVNMFDAKAGFFQGKDLAGDWRVDSDEYDPRVWGYDYTETNGWGYAFTAPQDSRGLANLYGGRDGLGDKLDEYLSTPETASPEFKGSYGGVIHEMTEARDVRMGMYGHSNQVAHHALYMYDAAGQPHKTQKNVREVLSRLYTGSDIGQGYHGDEDNGEQSAWFLFSSLGFYPLVMGSGEYAIGSPLFTKATVELENGRELVVKAPKNSTENIYVQGLKVNGKRWNSTSLPHSLIAKGGVLEFDMGPRPSSWGTGENAAPVSITKDDEVPTPRADAIDGEGALFDDTSATEAAVTSVDLPVPEKGAEAVQYTLTSPAEGAKAPTGWKLQGSADGTAWRTLDERSGESFAWDRQTRAFSVKSPGAYQKYRLVLDGEHTLAEVELLS, encoded by the coding sequence ATGCAGTACAGAGTTCGGCACAGATGGGGTCCGGCGGTCGTGATGACGACCGCCCTCGCTTTGGCGGTCGGGTCACAGGGTGCGGCGGTGGCGCTGCCCACGGCCCCCGCGAAGGCCGACCGGGAGTTCGCTTCCTCGTTCGAGGCGGACGACCCGGTTCCGGACTGGCTCAACACCGTGGAGACGGGCCCGGACGGCGGCAAGCGGTCCGCGGGGGTGGACGGCGGATACAGCACCGGCATACCGGGCAACGTGACCGACCACGTCACCGGGGTGCGGGCCAGCGCCGAGAACACGGGCGGCGGGGAGGTGAAGGAGAACCTCGTCGACGGTGAGCCCGGCACCAAGTGGCTGACCTTCGCGCCGACCGGCTGGGTCGAGTTCGACCTGGACGAACCGGCGAAGATCGCCAAATACGCGCTCACCTCGGCCAACGACCACGACGAACGCGACCCGGTGGACTGGACGCTGAAGGGCTCGGCGGACGGCGAGAACTGGCAGACGCTGGACACCCGTTCCGGGGAGTCCTTCGGCGAGCGCTTCCAGACGAAGACGTACGACCTCGCCGAGGACGCCGAGTTCCGGCACTTCCGGCTCGAGATCACCAAGAACAACGGGGCGGGCGACGTGCTCCAGCTCGCCGACGTCCAGTTGGCCACCGCCGCCACCGACACGCCCGTCCCCGAGGACATGCTCTCCCTCGTCGACCGCGGCCCGAGCGGCTCGCCCACCGCCAAGGCGGGCGCCGGCTTCACCGGCAAGCGGGCCCTCAAGTACGCCGGCCGGCACACCGCGGACGGACGGGCCTACTCCTACAACAAGGTCTTCGACGTCGACGTGAGGGTCGAACGCCGCACGGAGCTCTCCTACAAGATCTTCCCGTCGATGGCCGACGGCGACCTCGACTACGACGCCACGAACGTCTCCGTCGACCTCGCCTTCACCGACGGCACCTACCTGAGCGACCTCAAGGCGACGGACCAGCACGGCTTCCCGCTGACGCCGCGCGGCCAGGGCGACGCCAAGATCCTCTACGTCAACCAGTGGAACAGCGTCCGGTCGGGCATCGGCTCGGTCGCGGCCGGCAAGACCGTCGACCGGATCCTGGTGGCGTACGACTCCCCCAAGGGCCCGGCGAAGTTCCGCGGCTGGCTGGACGACGTGGAGATCGAGCGGGCCGCGCCCGAGCGCCCGAAGGCCCACCTGTCCGACTACGCGCTCACCACCCGCGGCACCAACTCCACCGGCAGTTTCTCGCGCGGCAACAACATCCCGGCGACCGCCGTGCCGCACGGCTTCAACTTCTGGACCCCGGTGACCAACGCCGGTTCCCTGAGCTGGCTGTACGACTACGCGCGCGGCAACAACGCGGACAACCTGCCCACCCTCCAGGCGTTCGGCGCGAGCCACGAGCCGAGCCCGTGGATGGGCGACCGCCAGACCTTCCAGGTGATGCCGTCCGCCGCCTCCGGCACCCCGGACACCGGCCGGGACGCCCGCGAGCTGGCCTTCCGGCACGAGAACGAGACCGCCCGGCCGTACTACTACGGCGTGCGGTTCGAGAACGGCCTGAAGGCCGAGATGGCGCCGACCGACCACGCGGCGATGATGCGCTTCACCTACCCCGGTGACGACGCCAGCGTGATCTTCGACAACGTCAACGACCAGGCCGGCCTGACCCTGGACGAGGAGACGGGCACCTTCAGCGGCTACTCGGACGTCAAGTCCGGGCTGTCCACGGGCGCCACCCGGCTCTTCGTCTACGGCGAGTTCGACTCCAAGGTCACCGGCGGCGACTCCGCCGGCGTCAAGGGCCACCTGCGCTTCGACGCGGGCAGGGACCGCACCGTGACGCTGCGCATCGCGACCTCCCTGATCGGCGTCGACCAGGCCGAGGACAACCTGCGCCAGGAGATCCCCAAGCGCGCCTCCTTCGACAAGGTCAAGCGCGACGCCCGCAAGCAGTGGGACCGGATCCTCGGCAAGGTCGAGGTCGAGGGCGCCACGCAGGACCAGCTCACCACGCTGTACTCCAGCCTCTACCGCCTGTACCTGTACCCGAACGCGGGCCACGAGAAGGTCGACGGCAAGTACAAGTACGCCTCCCCGTTCTCCAAGGCGGTCAAGGAGGACACCCCGACCGAGACCGGCGCCAAGATCGTGGACGGCAAGGTCTACGTCAACAACGGCTTCTGGGACACGTACCGGACCACCTGGCCCGCGTACTCGTTCCTGACCCCGTCCAAGGCCGGTGAGCTGGTCGACGGCTTCGTGCAGCACTACAAGGACGGCGGCTGGACCTCGCGCTGGTCCTCCCCCGGCTACGCGGACCTGATGACCGGCACCTCCTCGGACGTGGCCTTCGCCGACGCGTACGTCAAGGGCGTCGACTTCGACGCGAAGGCGGCGTACGACGCGGCCGTGAAGAACGCCACCGTCGTGCCCCCGTCCTCGGGCGTGGGCCGCAAGGGCATGGCGACCTCGCCGTTCCTCGGCTACACCAGCACCGAGACGCACGAGGGCATGTCGTGGGCGCTGGAGGGCTACCTCAACGACTACGGCATCGCGAAGATGGGCGAGAAGCTCTACGAGGAGACCGGCGAGAAGCGGTACCAGGAGGAGTCGGCCTACTTCCTGAACCGCGCCCAGGACTACGTCAACATGTTCGACGCGAAGGCCGGCTTCTTCCAGGGCAAGGACCTGGCGGGCGACTGGCGCGTGGACTCCGACGAGTACGACCCGCGCGTGTGGGGCTACGACTACACCGAGACCAACGGCTGGGGCTACGCCTTCACCGCCCCGCAGGACAGCCGGGGCCTCGCCAACCTGTACGGCGGCCGGGACGGCCTCGGCGACAAGCTCGACGAGTACCTGTCCACCCCCGAGACGGCCTCACCGGAGTTCAAGGGCTCCTACGGCGGTGTCATCCACGAGATGACCGAGGCGCGCGACGTCCGCATGGGCATGTACGGGCACTCCAACCAGGTCGCCCACCACGCCCTGTACATGTACGACGCGGCCGGGCAGCCCCACAAGACCCAGAAGAACGTCCGCGAGGTGCTCTCCCGCCTCTACACCGGCAGCGACATCGGCCAGGGCTACCACGGCGACGAGGACAACGGCGAGCAGTCGGCCTGGTTCCTCTTCTCCTCGCTCGGCTTCTACCCGCTGGTGATGGGCAGCGGCGAGTACGCCATCGGCTCCCCGCTGTTCACCAAGGCGACCGTCGAGCTGGAGAACGGCCGCGAACTGGTCGTCAAGGCGCCGAAGAACAGCACGGAGAACATCTACGTGCAGGGGCTGAAGGTCAACGGCAAGCGCTGGAACTCCACCTCGCTCCCCCACTCGCTGATCGCGAAGGGCGGCGTCCTGGAGTTCGACATGGGCCCGCGGCCCTCCTCGTGGGGCACCGGTGAGAACGCGGCACCGGTGTCGATCACCAAGGACGACGAGGTGCCGACGCCGCGCGCGGACGCGATCGACGGCGAGGGCGCCCTGTTCGACGACACGTCGGCGACCGAGGCGGCCGTGACGTCGGTGGACCTGCCGGTGCCGGAGAAGGGCGCCGAGGCGGTCCAGTACACGCTGACGTCGCCGGCGGAAGGCGCGAAGGCCCCGACGGGCTGGAAGCTGCAGGGCTCGGCCGACGGCACGGCCTGGCGGACCCTGGACGAGCGCTCCGGCGAGTCCTTCGCCTGGGACCGGCAGACCCGGGCGTTCTCGGTGAAGTCGCCGGGGGCGTACCAGAAGTACCGCCTGGTTCTCGACGGCGAGCACACCCTCGCGGAGGTGGAGCTGCTGTCCTGA
- a CDS encoding alpha-glucuronidase — MDIDPAWLPPAAFRAVGGRRTLVRGAGPLVDTVRGEVAAACERFGGRMVPEEARADLVLELTGDTGDEGFACVRADGTTTVTASGGPGLLYGLFHVVRLGEDAFRGERAREEHRPAVALRMLDHWDNVAVHPVMGQVERGYAGGSLFWSDGRARGDLERVRAYGRLLAACGINAVAVNNVNVHETEARLLTDRIGEVADIAGALRPYGIRTHLSVTFAAPVVLGGLPTADPLDERVRAWWAGATARVYEAIGDFGGFVVKADSEGRPGPFAYGRTHADGANLLAAALAPHGGTVHWRAFVYDHRQDWRDRTTDRARAAYDHFVPLDGEFAANAVLQVKHGPMDFQVREPVSPLIGAMPRTRLAVEVQATQEYTGQQRHVCWLGPMWSEALRFRPDGEVSAGRLADGLVAVSNVGDDPFWTGHPLAQANLYTFGRLAWDPAADPRAVLGEWIALTRPEAPARLEAGLRAVLDGSWRTYEKYTAPLGVGFMVQPGHHYGPSVDGYEYSPWGTYHFADRDGVGVDRSAATGTGYASQYAKPWSELYESPDTCPDDLLLFFHHVPYGHVLHSGKTVIQHIYDTHFEGVEEAEEARRVWAGLTDLVDPAQHARVADRYEEQVRCAREWRDQVNSYFLRKSGVPDERGRTIH; from the coding sequence ATGGACATCGACCCCGCCTGGCTGCCGCCCGCCGCCTTCCGCGCGGTCGGCGGCCGCAGGACGCTGGTCCGCGGGGCGGGCCCGCTCGTGGACACGGTGCGCGGTGAGGTGGCGGCCGCGTGCGAACGGTTCGGCGGCCGGATGGTGCCTGAGGAGGCCCGGGCCGACCTGGTCCTGGAGCTGACCGGTGACACCGGCGACGAGGGCTTCGCCTGCGTCCGCGCGGACGGGACGACCACCGTCACCGCCTCCGGCGGGCCCGGGCTGCTGTACGGCCTGTTCCACGTCGTGCGGCTCGGCGAGGACGCCTTCCGGGGCGAGCGGGCCCGCGAGGAGCACCGCCCGGCGGTGGCGCTGCGCATGCTGGACCACTGGGACAACGTGGCCGTGCACCCGGTGATGGGCCAGGTCGAGCGGGGTTACGCGGGCGGCTCGCTGTTCTGGTCCGACGGCCGGGCCCGCGGCGACCTGGAGCGGGTGCGGGCCTATGGCAGGCTGCTCGCCGCCTGCGGGATCAACGCGGTCGCCGTCAACAACGTCAACGTCCACGAGACCGAGGCGCGTCTGCTCACCGACCGGATCGGCGAGGTGGCGGACATCGCCGGGGCGCTGCGGCCCTACGGCATCCGCACCCACCTGTCGGTCACCTTCGCGGCGCCGGTGGTGCTGGGCGGGCTGCCCACCGCCGACCCGCTGGACGAGCGGGTGCGCGCCTGGTGGGCCGGGGCGACGGCGCGGGTGTACGAGGCGATCGGCGACTTCGGCGGATTCGTGGTGAAGGCCGACTCGGAGGGCCGGCCGGGCCCGTTCGCGTACGGCCGCACGCACGCCGACGGCGCCAACCTGCTGGCCGCCGCGCTCGCGCCGCACGGCGGCACCGTGCACTGGCGGGCCTTCGTCTACGACCACCGCCAGGACTGGCGGGACCGCACGACGGACCGGGCCCGCGCCGCGTACGACCACTTCGTGCCGCTGGACGGCGAGTTCGCCGCGAACGCGGTGCTCCAGGTCAAACACGGGCCGATGGACTTCCAGGTGCGCGAGCCGGTCTCACCGCTGATCGGCGCGATGCCGCGCACCCGGCTCGCGGTGGAGGTGCAGGCCACCCAGGAGTACACCGGGCAGCAGCGGCACGTGTGCTGGCTGGGCCCGATGTGGAGCGAGGCGCTGCGCTTTCGCCCGGACGGCGAGGTGAGTGCGGGGCGGCTCGCGGACGGGCTGGTGGCCGTGTCCAACGTGGGCGACGACCCGTTCTGGACCGGCCACCCCCTCGCCCAGGCCAACCTGTACACCTTCGGACGCCTGGCCTGGGACCCGGCGGCCGACCCGCGGGCGGTCCTCGGCGAGTGGATCGCGCTGACCCGTCCCGAGGCGCCGGCGCGGCTGGAGGCCGGCCTGCGCGCCGTGCTGGACGGCTCCTGGCGGACGTACGAGAAGTACACCGCGCCGCTGGGCGTCGGCTTCATGGTGCAGCCCGGCCACCACTACGGGCCGAGCGTGGACGGCTACGAGTACAGCCCCTGGGGCACCTACCACTTCGCCGACCGCGACGGCGTCGGCGTGGACCGCAGCGCGGCGACCGGCACCGGGTACGCGTCGCAGTACGCCAAGCCCTGGTCGGAGCTGTACGAGTCACCGGACACCTGCCCCGACGACCTGCTGCTGTTCTTCCACCACGTGCCCTACGGCCATGTGCTGCACAGCGGGAAGACCGTGATCCAGCACATCTACGACACGCACTTCGAGGGCGTGGAGGAGGCCGAGGAGGCCCGCCGGGTGTGGGCGGGCCTCACGGACCTGGTCGACCCGGCCCAACACGCCCGCGTGGCCGACCGGTACGAGGAGCAGGTGCGCTGCGCTCGCGAGTGGCGCGACCAGGTCAACAGCTACTTCCTGCGCAAGTCCGGGGTGCCGGACGAGCGGGGGCGGACCATTCACTGA